A single Lolium perenne isolate Kyuss_39 chromosome 6, Kyuss_2.0, whole genome shotgun sequence DNA region contains:
- the LOC127334400 gene encoding uncharacterized protein isoform X1: MLPSRPRSGSWGGGTLTPTPPASISQATPRHERSRSATTYSTLSSQRGSGGGDMTMATEQTETTMLESLIRQTRELEQAKVALEEARLELATLRGQQGAPAAANGPAWSVMDLMFGGVDEEINGLRARLRAAVLAEDKNRKAADDLAAALSAVTMEAKQVKAWLSDAQADLERADAEAGRLESLLRATEAELRSATDQLDAITSEWKEAADAWRGREKALLARARAAEDDADGARRENAELAGLHRATDGENGALRRALERAVEEANAASESLEFATGENSRLRDALAEKDNAVESLRQENEALKASEAAAQGRAKDLDDQLAAATKKATTTDRAAELPLEKWRNEAQGKLSAAFLADSGRVLATSRKDRMFASISNIAELRSAAAAAAMDDYDYEFDHFDDGRQYGGLEHAMKHRKRRSVLRKFGDFFRRRSFHKSEFVPVPHYTTVATKDLTR, translated from the exons ATGCTGCCATCCAGGCCGAG ATCGGGGTCGTGGGGAGGTGGGACTCTCACTCCGACTCCTCCGGCTTCCATTTCCCAGGCGACTCCTCGGCACGAGCGCAGCAGGTCCGCCACCACGTACTCCACACTATCATCCCAG CGTGGCAGCGGCGGTGGCGACATGACCATGGCGACGGAGCAGACAGAGACGACGATGCTGGAGTCGCTGATCCGCCAGaccagggagctggagcaggccaaGGTCGCGCTCGAGGAGGCCAGGCTCGAGCTCGCCACGCTGCGAGGGCAGCAAGGCGCGCCGGCCGCCGCCAACGGGCCCGCGTGGAGCGTCATGGACCTCATGTTCGGCGGCGTCGACGAGGAGATCAACGGGCTGCGGGCCAGGCTCCGGGCGGCGGTGCTCGCCGAGGACAAGAATAGAAAGGCCGCGGACGACCTCGCCGCCGCGCTGTCCGCCGTCACCATGGAGGCCAAGCAGGTCAAGGCGTGGCTCTCCGACGCGCAGGCCGACCTGGAGCGCGCCGACGCCGAGGCCGGCCGGCTCGAGTCGCTGCTGCGCGCCACCGAGGCGGAGCTGCGGTCCGCCACCGACCAGCTCGACGCCATCACGTCCGAGTGGAAGGAGGCAGCGGACGCGTGGCGCGGGCGGGAGAAGGCGCTGCTCGCGCGCGCCCGCGCGGCGGAGGACGACGCGGACGGGGCCCGGCGGGAGAACGCCGAGCTCGCCGGGCTGCACCGGGCGACCGACGGCGAGAACGGCGCCCTGCGGCGCGCGCTGGAGCGGGCCGTGGAGGAGGCCAACGCGGCCAGCGAGTCGCTCGAGTTCGCCACCGGCGAGAACTCGAGGCTGCGCGACGCCCTCGCCGAGAAGGATAACGCCGTGGAGTCCCTCAGGCAGGAGAACGAGGCCCTAAAGGCTAGCGAGGCCGCGGCGCAGGGGCGCGCCAAGGACCTCGACGACCAGCTCGCGGCTGCAACCAAAAAAGCCACCACCACCGATCGTGCCGCGGAGCTGCCGCTGGAGAAGTGGAGAAATGAAGCTCAGGGCAAGCTCAGCGCGGCGTTCCTGGCggactccggcagggtgctggccaCGAGCCGGAAGGACCGCATGTTCGCGTCCATCAGCAACATCGCGGAGCTCAGGTCcgcggcggctgcggcggccATGGACGACTACGACTACGAGTTCGATCACTTCGACGACGGGCGGCAGTACGGCGGCCTGGAGCACGCCATGAAGCACAGGAAGAGGAGGTCCGTTCTGAGGAAGTTCGGGGACTTCTTCAGGAGGAGAAGTTTTCACAAGTCTGAATTTGTGCCGGTGCCGCACTACACTACAGTAGCTACCAAGGATCTTACTAGATAG
- the LOC127334400 gene encoding uncharacterized protein isoform X2, which produces MTMATEQTETTMLESLIRQTRELEQAKVALEEARLELATLRGQQGAPAAANGPAWSVMDLMFGGVDEEINGLRARLRAAVLAEDKNRKAADDLAAALSAVTMEAKQVKAWLSDAQADLERADAEAGRLESLLRATEAELRSATDQLDAITSEWKEAADAWRGREKALLARARAAEDDADGARRENAELAGLHRATDGENGALRRALERAVEEANAASESLEFATGENSRLRDALAEKDNAVESLRQENEALKASEAAAQGRAKDLDDQLAAATKKATTTDRAAELPLEKWRNEAQGKLSAAFLADSGRVLATSRKDRMFASISNIAELRSAAAAAAMDDYDYEFDHFDDGRQYGGLEHAMKHRKRRSVLRKFGDFFRRRSFHKSEFVPVPHYTTVATKDLTR; this is translated from the coding sequence ATGACCATGGCGACGGAGCAGACAGAGACGACGATGCTGGAGTCGCTGATCCGCCAGaccagggagctggagcaggccaaGGTCGCGCTCGAGGAGGCCAGGCTCGAGCTCGCCACGCTGCGAGGGCAGCAAGGCGCGCCGGCCGCCGCCAACGGGCCCGCGTGGAGCGTCATGGACCTCATGTTCGGCGGCGTCGACGAGGAGATCAACGGGCTGCGGGCCAGGCTCCGGGCGGCGGTGCTCGCCGAGGACAAGAATAGAAAGGCCGCGGACGACCTCGCCGCCGCGCTGTCCGCCGTCACCATGGAGGCCAAGCAGGTCAAGGCGTGGCTCTCCGACGCGCAGGCCGACCTGGAGCGCGCCGACGCCGAGGCCGGCCGGCTCGAGTCGCTGCTGCGCGCCACCGAGGCGGAGCTGCGGTCCGCCACCGACCAGCTCGACGCCATCACGTCCGAGTGGAAGGAGGCAGCGGACGCGTGGCGCGGGCGGGAGAAGGCGCTGCTCGCGCGCGCCCGCGCGGCGGAGGACGACGCGGACGGGGCCCGGCGGGAGAACGCCGAGCTCGCCGGGCTGCACCGGGCGACCGACGGCGAGAACGGCGCCCTGCGGCGCGCGCTGGAGCGGGCCGTGGAGGAGGCCAACGCGGCCAGCGAGTCGCTCGAGTTCGCCACCGGCGAGAACTCGAGGCTGCGCGACGCCCTCGCCGAGAAGGATAACGCCGTGGAGTCCCTCAGGCAGGAGAACGAGGCCCTAAAGGCTAGCGAGGCCGCGGCGCAGGGGCGCGCCAAGGACCTCGACGACCAGCTCGCGGCTGCAACCAAAAAAGCCACCACCACCGATCGTGCCGCGGAGCTGCCGCTGGAGAAGTGGAGAAATGAAGCTCAGGGCAAGCTCAGCGCGGCGTTCCTGGCggactccggcagggtgctggccaCGAGCCGGAAGGACCGCATGTTCGCGTCCATCAGCAACATCGCGGAGCTCAGGTCcgcggcggctgcggcggccATGGACGACTACGACTACGAGTTCGATCACTTCGACGACGGGCGGCAGTACGGCGGCCTGGAGCACGCCATGAAGCACAGGAAGAGGAGGTCCGTTCTGAGGAAGTTCGGGGACTTCTTCAGGAGGAGAAGTTTTCACAAGTCTGAATTTGTGCCGGTGCCGCACTACACTACAGTAGCTACCAAGGATCTTACTAGATAG